One window of the Plasmodium relictum strain SGS1 genome assembly, chromosome: 1 genome contains the following:
- a CDS encoding cysteine-rich secretory protein, putative, with translation MITLFIFNIFCFFFIGFCIIVEGKSCKFNKKLIVERHDDFRLKHNAKPLSCNLKRLHKKKPIWLFYFYIKTNSDCVLTSKQINTNYFNFFKNTEIESAVNRWYEGINDYDFELGTIRRNNNVFEFTQIVWKSVENIGCSTACCKTTGILICKYDNYPNKPGYFSDNVGAIDTIFVFNDLKAEKERND, from the exons ATGAttactttatttatattcaatattttttgttttttttttattggcTTTTGCATCATTGTAGAAGGGAAATCATGCAAatttaat aaaaaattaatagtaGAAAGGCATGATGATTTTAGATTAAAACATAATGCAAAACCGTTGTCCTG CAACTTGAAGAGATTGCACAAAAAGAAGCCAATTtggttattttatttttat atAAAAACAAATTCAGATTGTGTTCTAACTTCAAAACAAATAAAcacaaattattttaatttttttaaaaatactgAAATTGAATCAGCAGTTAATAGATGGTATGAAGGAATTAACGATTATGATTTTGAACtag gtACCATCAGAAGGAATAATAATGTTTTTGAATTTACTCAAATTGTGTGGAAAAGTGtagaa AATATTGGTTGTTCTACTGCTTGCTGCAAAACTACTGGTATTCTAATTTGTAAATATGATAATTATCCAAATAAACCAG GTTATTTTTCTGACAACGTTGGCGCTATTgat acaatatttgtttttaacgATTTAAAGGctgaaaaagaaagaaatgattaa
- a CDS encoding 40S ribosomal protein S29, putative — protein sequence MGCIQNVHPKKYGQGSRQCRVCSNKHAIIRKYNINICRQCFRERANIIGFKKYR from the exons ATGGGTTGCATTCAAAACGTTCATCCGAAGAAATACGGGCAAGGATCAAGGCAATG cCGTGTATGTTCAAATAAGCATGCTATAATAAGAAAGTATAACATCAATATATGCAGACAATGTTTTAGAGAAAGAGCAAATATAATTGGTTTTAAAAAG tATAGATAA
- a CDS encoding RNA helicase, putative — protein MIKFFVHILVSKQKIVFRNISKKRFYSITIIKDKDKGYDRNVSENIENDHNYLKDLHKIGFLGNVKNKESINERKKNDKKSLKEELQKTSFLEYNFKTDIYLKLNELKIFNPTQIQKNTIPLLLNFKKKASVESNKIINYESIYNDILKNKININTYLKNDLNIKNNFYDVSKYKFFDNNVGECTNKKEEFYIDEQKCFNDVYLIISPDNSGKTLSYFLPILHNFYLNNEKIMKNLLNFYNFLNKYNYKKFRNKIFRKKERLRFLKNKENMFFDISYEKYKINNRYISIRKYNNYNTNSYFKSKKNNKLNCLKHKKNIFFPYAIILTNTRESAFELFSFLKKFDINIELLSGGYLNKKKSIKKHHMELFLGNNNNDKYNSEDIDDRSTRSNGFLNTCDILEKIKRRKKNSNNIINYNIDILIGTPDKVFEKVENYKNKHLYNFKFLKYIVIEEAETLCNPFNEKKLQLIFNHIKNYTNMYYFHGDMSNNDTEYEHIGIDNQEENKKKANEIENEEIENMKSNNLYKKKNIHTDILKQKESDTYLEEKMDSNRNHNETIDNNYEMNNNCNKSINNKEITNNNDYITSNFKNTTKNQNASSSEKKKNKEHISNLENFDFKNNTNNNEDSNIKKINTTENVRNTLNSNIPITIFVSPTKTFAISEFLNNNIKSKYIQQIININSHNVNNYIKHVFINSKNKEKVSLLLEMLDNKEVNKYKVTNHSHFLNRYVIFCNTRKSVINLKNILSELKYNVSYIHNEMNYKERTRNYREFKKKKTNILICTNILSRGVQFENTQIINYDISNNINDYIYKSSKVTYNSNNTNNSLTTFFNKKNANLVNNIIERAVDKKQIIFQNLNKKVSKMLKLQSNYYDIIKKKKKFQKKGGRKAMKISPRRNCLSKKNKILSKKLYFYHKMDIERKRLIKKGILKPHEKIPRYPNRKAEIYDSNEYNSMNKLNDGSLQILAKKRKTKRKKNQEEIKYEEDTIVLDNMPTYEEEAKIKEKKYQKKTYF, from the coding sequence atgataaaattttttgttcaCATTTTAGTGAGTAAACAGAAAATAGTATTTCGTAACATTTCAAAGAAGAGATTTTACAGCAttacaataataaaagataaagatAAAGGATATGATAGAAATGTAAGTGAAAACATAGAAAATGaccataattatttaaaggaTTTACACAAGATTGGATTTTTAGGAAacgtaaaaaataaagaaagtaTAAATGAACGAAAAAAAAACGATAAAAAGtcattaaaagaagaattacaaaaaactagttttttagaatataattttaaaacagatatatatttaaaattgaatgaattaaaaatttttaaccCAACacaaattcaaaaaaatacgATACCATTATTGttaaatttcaaaaaaaaggCTAGCGTAGAatctaataaaataattaactATGAAAGTATCTACAATGATATactaaagaataaaataaacattaatacgtatttaaaaaatgatttaaatattaaaaataatttttatgatgTTAGTAAGTACaaattttttgataataatgTAGGAGAAtgtacaaataaaaaagaagaattttATATTGATGAACAAAAGTGTTTTAATGATGTGTACTTGATTATTAGTCCAGATAATAGTGGGAAAACATTAAGTTATTTTCTTCCTattcttcataatttttatttgaataatgaaaaaataatgaaaaatttattgaaCTTTTAcaactttttaaataaatataattataagaaGTTtcgaaataaaatttttcgtAAAAAGGAAAGATTAcgatttcttaaaaataaagaaaatatgttttttgatatatcatatgaaaaatataaaataaataatagatatataagtataagaaaatataataattataatactaatagttattttaaaagtaaaaaaaataataaacttAACTgtttaaaacataaaaaaaatattttttttccttatgCTATTATATTGACTAATACAAGAGAATCAGCTTTTgaacttttttcttttttgaaaaaatttgATATAAATATTGAATTATTAAGTGGGggttatttaaataaaaaaaaatcaattaaaaaacatCATATGGAATTATTTTTaggtaataataataatgataaatataattcaGAAGATATCGATGATAGGAGTACAAGAAGTAACGGATTTTTAAATACATGTGATATCttagagaaaataaaaagaaggaaaaaaaatagcaATAACATAATAAACTATAACATTGATATTTTAATAGGAACACCTGATAAAGTTTTTGAAAAAGtggaaaattataaaaacaaacatttatataattttaaatttttaaaatatattgttATAGAAGAAGCCGAAACATTATGTAACccttttaatgaaaaaaaattacaactAATATttaatcatataaaaaattatactaaTATGTATTACTTTCACGGAGATATGTCTAATAATGATACTGAGTATGAACACATTGGTATAGATAATCAAGAAGAGAATAAAAAGAAAGcaaatgaaatagaaaatgaagaaatagaaaatatgaaGAGTAAtaacttatataaaaaaaaaaatattcatacagatattttaaaacaaaagGAAAGCGACACATATTTAGAAGAGAAAATGGATAGTAATAGAAATCATAATGAAACGATtgataataattatgaaatgaacaataattgtaataaaagtataaataataaagaaataacgAATAATAATGATTACATAACAAGTAACTTTAAAAATACAACTAAAAATCAGAATGCAAGTagttcagaaaaaaaaaaaaataaagaacatATAagtaatttagaaaatttcgattttaaaaataacactaataataatgaagacagcaatataaaaaaaattaacactACAGAAAATGTAAGAAATACATTAAATTCAAACATACCAATAACAATATTTGTATCACCTACTAAAACTTTTGCAATTAGTgagtttttaaataataatataaaaagcaAATATATCCAACAAATAATAAACATCAACAGTCACAATGTTAATAATTACATTAAAcatgtttttattaatagcaaaaataaagaaaaagtttCTTTATTACTTGAAATGCTTGATAATAAAGAAGTAAACAAGTATAAAGTTACTAATCATTCTCACTTTTTAAATAGATATGTGATATTCTGTAATACCAGAAAGAGTGtcataaatttaaaaaatattttgtcaGAATTAAAATACAATGTGAGTTATATTCATAATGAAATGAATTATAAAGAAAGAACTAGGAATTATAGagaattcaaaaaaaaaaaaacaaatattttaatatgtaCAAATATATTGAGTAGGGGAGTTCAATTTGAAAATACTCAAATAATTAACTATGATAttagtaataatataaatgattacATTTATAAATCAAGCAAAGTCACttataattcaaataatacaaataattctttgacaactttttttaataaaaagaacgCCAATTTAGTTAATAACATAATAGAAAGAGCAGTtgataaaaaacaaataatatttcaaaatttgaataaaaaagttaGTAAAATGCTAAAATTACAAAGTAATTATTatgatattataaaaaaaaaaaaaaaattccaaaAGAAAGGAGGAAGAAAAGCAATGAAAATATCTCCTAGAAGAAATTGTCTAagtaagaaaaataaaatactcTCAAAgaagttatatttttatcataaaatGGATATTGAACGAAaaagattaataaaaaagggaATACTAAAACCTCATGAGAAAATACCAAGATATCCAAATAGAAAAGCAGAAATATATGATAGTAATGAATACAATTCTATGAATAAACTAAATGATGGTTCACTGCAAATTTTAgcaaaaaagagaaaaactaaaaggaagaaaaatcaagaagaaataaaatacgAAGAAGACACTATCGTTTTAGATAATATGCCTACATATGAAGAAGAagcaaaaataaaagaaaagaagtatcaaaaaaaaacttatttttaa
- a CDS encoding inositol-phosphate phosphatase, putative, with the protein MNAYNTEGRYLLIVYEKVFKIIYIKNLKDNKNDKIKVPSLYIYRKNGKCSEKLINKDKIRKKSRKFGSTLNELIIDNIIGSIEIKNELFLFVVEKWRLLSKFFYLNKYRSIYKIEKVHFVPYNINIVSMNSVINNSLNIDDNSTNFFIVNFKNNENINKNFEIIDNSFNLVYNNNILQSKENNNIDKLGNTFNDISVDAYSSSNDMDNSYKIKEETFYNKNFSNKTNNLENDTVKKNKNSNDIEMTENIEYKNKNGNYKNNKKEEKNKKILTFNSAKKWLTNQFNHKNILNIISDITNYESKSINENEKSNSRVCKENKFNNNNGKVACINKHRKENEANTNSSTIDENDIIMNFINDKEEYISKSNIIINNNKTNNPIHNACMGNGDNDKNTINSSKGNVKLIDNMFYNHRNENENEKSPIYLKEMSKKDDEVNNLLYDEKNQYKLGMDRAYINNKDIYQNSYKDHTDNNCYNYNKDIYTNQENEYNLKEILCNYKSKENSANDSTKKSSDSKKSRDNSSENNKKDESKNLVHKNDNNIKNIINNTYFNVKKNVTLQENNTKNEDKCSYPSHFKHSNDENIKNEEKKLNSKMDIHKILKTIQKLLTVHMYYSYDFDLTQSIQNKMKKNIEEKEVEPLSSSSNRRKSLLNMCEKKFMWNYQMIKKMKNKSKIDDNWFCSLIQGYISYTSIEINKKCLELLLISRRSAVLGGTRFNKRGINDDGYVANYVETEQIVRISNKNINFSDRFDQTNNFPLNSNELKKKNLKTFIEKNEKKQNSFIGGSSSSSNKIEKKNVIGSVNNNNNFNNINNDNSNSNNYNNNNNSNNSNNSINNNNNNNNSNIFENRMISLVQIRGSIPLFWKQHSMSSHVNIQRSSLLSIKAFKEHNKKLINNYGNNIYYINLLSQSKSNEKKLTKKMVELINYIKKDKYYKEKDFINYIEYDFHISVKNKGFEDAMNDFINKILLKEIKNVSFFIEPLRNNENSVNINNSYNFQNGVFRTNCLDCLDRTNVFQYYYALYFILYILHISKNEMFLNPVKKSYLCFYKNVNSMFNKNNITILTTLPTENYMLDLSDKYVLNKNYEFNNKSVFDDFYYLQNKKKLNEKSGEDDEELGEMEIENNEERKYNYEKNEREEKKRNDQLEEYIRIFKHLFKKMWVENGDIISTHYTGTGSVFSSQINVGRSSLSTNIDHAIKSIERFYQNNFEDNFRQECIDIILCSGKYNKKKDFIVEDFNYMLNYNKYSKNERYYDLKSKQAYFYSHHNLHRNSNYRKCDNQIITNETDGKIRHKKYLYEQEIEKLKRKKHLFNHNIIKNNNNGNNCKEEVIEKGNDNYIKEKEYKYIEKKLEKKKKKEEECDEVRENNKDIEKTEEEIDNNYVLEDIQNDEDEEKKDTQMSDSSDEELEEEYSSDHKRKEKVELKNKNISDSYSKSNNSSRLNNTNETNSTTTDSLQDQKKKKNNNKKKKNEVLYMNNLYKKKMCESDIQDRNVHNDYMSDDLLNNYGIENDDSRNIKNFTKKKIINTGYEEKIIKLWVGSWNLCGSDLYELNDISSWLNQINEYIDMYVFCFQEVVELTGFRVLMNMKDKFKEKKIEQKLTQSLMEISQRQKELFFKNKNNNNINQSYNDKGETYHNKFDEKYDKNTFHEASINNYNNTKKINEETIHKYNNYRNDLENVKEQFIKENKPKSLINENKKKIDNEKQKLSNSSVLDISKNYFLNDYFNNLDEDISFNSVVNNERKISNSSFIENSLNKPKKDKEKTFYENENLEKDKRTETIMYSDDIHEKIHKINVSESLRESNNSFLNENIIKSNDMNLNSNINVFFQNKFGNNSNKNLDNSRKLECFYNLIDEDMPNLNKNGNLKNEKSNGYNNSKNSNDNEEINNFNNENIPYNNDNNRDNSINNFHFKNMDDIFVECNDNTNDLFHIKNSDENFFNNSNMNSQNSQKATFKMEDFTNKHKDMQKYSNPLYNSNNLKNTEMFLKDFSSKYFLNLRKFKYVKLKSVSMIGLFIIIFIDEGLVDYIREIEVCKVKVGLKGNTGNKGSVSIKFRLGFNSFCFNNIHLASGQTNIFERNTQMQSILNNSFQNQELNNLFNFDYFFACGDFNFRINKSHEEVIKLIENNNVSQLLHYDQFIYNKLYNILPFCLFYEHPILFNPTYKYKKNSNMYDIRRTPAWCDRILVSGKLIHLSELEKKRNKNTEETVDSNENKNIRNEIMKNKDKKKNQINKNIDYYDNDFNDFYHNDKIYFKYLNYKTHNNFFSSDHKPVSSIIELKVFFDKKDIEYKLLNAFSMKTNDEFNNIAKGSSNTSNSSNNKNNNLFDYFFSNSSNISKYTAYPISQIINYSNNMNIKLKNEINAYSFSEDTVKNTSKLVEYSHTNKNDFISNSILNNEEKNEKIFSSKFID; encoded by the exons ATGAATGCTTATAATACAGAAGGaagatatttattaatagtttatgaaaaagtatttaaaataatttatataaagaatttaaaagataataaaaatgataaaattaaagttCCATCTTTGTATATATACAGAAAAAATGGGAAATGCtcagaaaaattaataaataaagacAAAATTAGAAAGAAAAGTAGAAAATTTGGTAGTACGCTGAATGAATTAATCATTGATAATATCATTGGTAGtatagaaattaaaaatgaattatttttatttgttgtTGAAAAATGGAGATTGttaagtaaatttttttatttaaataaatacaggagcatttataaaattgaaaaagtACATTTTGTTCCTTATAATATCAATATAGTTTCAATGAATAGtgtaataaataattctttaaatatagATGATAATtcaactaatttttttatagtaaatttcaaaaataatgaaaatataaataaaaattttgagaTTATAgataattcatttaatttagtgtataataataatattttacagtcaaaagaaaataataacataGATAAATTAGGAAACACATTCAATGATATTTCTGTTGATGCTTATAGTTCTAGTAATGATATGGATAAttcttataaaataaaagaagaaactttttacaataaaaatttttcaaataaaactaataatttagaaaatgataccgttaaaaagaataaaaattctaACGATATTGAAATGACCGAAAATATTgaatataagaataaaaatggtaattataagaataacaagaaagaagaaaaaaataaaaaaatcctTACTTTTAACAGTGCGAAGAAGTGGTTAACTAATCAGTTTAAtcacaaaaatatattaaatataatttcagATATAACCAATTATGAAAGTAAaagtataaatgaaaatgaaaaatcaaATTCAAGAGTATGTAAAGAGaacaaatttaataataataatggtaAAGTAGCATGTATTAATAAGCAcagaaaagaaaatgaagcaAATACAAATTCTTCAACTATTGATGAAAATGACATAATaatgaattttataaatgacaaagaagaatatatatctaaaagtaatataattattaataataataaaacaaataaccCAATTCATAATGCATGTATGGGTAATGGggataatgataaaaatactaTCAATTCGTCAAAAGGAAACGTTAAATTAATTgataatatgttttataatcatagaaatgaaaatgaaaatgaaaaatcaCCAATATATCTAAAAGAAATGAGTAAAAAAGATGATGaagtaaataatttattatacgACGAAAAGAATCAGTATAAGTTAGGGATGGACAGAGCttacataaataataaagatatttatCAAAATTCTTATAAGGATCATACAGATAATAActgttataattataataaggATATATACACAAATCaagaaaatgaatataatttaaaagaaattttatgtaattataaaagtaaagaaAATTCAGCAAATGATTCGACGAAAAAAAGCTCTGATAGTAAAAAATCACGAGACAATTCatcagaaaataataaaaaagatgaatCGAAGAATTTAGtacataaaaatgataataatataaaaaatataattaataatacatattttaatgttaaaaaaaatgttacattacaagaaaataatacaaaaaacgAAGATAAGTGTTCATATCCTTCCCATTTTAAACATtcaaatgatgaaaatatcaaaaatgaagaaaaaaagttgAATTCCAAAATGgatatacataaaatattgaaaacTATTCAAAAATTACTAACAGTTCATATGTACTATTCTTATGATTTTGATTTAACACAAAGCattcaaaataaaatgaaaaaaaatattgaagaaaaagaagttGAGCCATTATCCTCTTCATCTAATAGAAGAAAatctttattaaatatgtgtgaaaaaaaatttatgtggAATTatcaaatgataaaaaaaatgaaaaataaaagtaaaatagaTGATAATTGGTTTTGCTCATTAATTCAAGGATATATTTCCTATACATCAATAGAGATAAATAAGAAATGtttagaattattattaataagtAGAAGGTCAGCAGTTTTAGGTGGTACAAGATTTAACAAAAGAGGAATAAATGACGATGGATATGTAGCTAATTATGTGGAAACAGAACAGATTGTTAGGataagtaataaaaatatcaattTTTCAGATAGATTTGATCAAACTAATAACTTCCCTTTAAATtcaaatgaattaaaaaagaaaaacttaaaaacttttattgaaaaaaatgaaaagaagCAAAACTCTTTCATTGGTGGTAGCTCTTCATCTagtaataaaattgaaaaaaaaaacgttATTGGAAgtgttaataataataataattttaataatattaacaaTGACAAtagtaatagtaataattataataataataataatagcaataatagtaataatagtattaataataataataataataataatagtaatatttttgaaaatagaATGATTTCTTTAGTTCAAATAAGAGGATCTATTCCTCTATTCTGGAAACAACATTCGATGTCTTCTCACGTAAATATTCAGAGATCATCATTATTAAGTATAAAAGCGTTTAAAGAGCATAATAAGAAATTAATTAATAACTAtggaaataatatatattatataaatttattaagcCAAAGCAAAAGTaatgaaaagaaattaacaaaaaaaatggtCGAGttgataaattatattaaaaaagataaatattataaagaaaaagatttcataaattatatagaaTACGATTTTCACATATctgttaaaaataaaggCTTTGAAGATGCAATGaatgattttattaataaaatactacttaaagaaattaaaaatgtttcttttttcatagaACCATtaagaaataatgaaaattctgTTAACATAAATAATTCTTATAACTTTCAAAATGGTGTATTTAGAACAAATTGTTTAGATTGTTTAGATAGAACAAATGTATTTCAGTATTACTATGCCTTATATTTtatcttatatatattacatatTTCTAAAAATGAAATGTTTTTGAACCCTGTTAAAAAGTcgtatttatgtttttataagAATGTGAATAGTatgtttaataaaaacaacaTTACAATTTTAACAACTTTACCAACAGAAAACTATATGCTAGATTTATCTGATAAGTatgtattaaataaaaattatgaatttaataataaaagtgtATTTGATGATTTCTATTATCtacaaaacaaaaagaaattaaacgAAAAAAGTGGAGAGGATGACGAAGAATTAGGTGAAAtggaaatagaaaataatgaagagaGAAAATacaattatgaaaaaaacgaaagagaagaaaaaaaaagaaatgatcAATTAGAAGAATATATACGTATATTTaaacatttatttaaaaaaatgtggGTAGAAAATGGAGATATTATAAGTACACATTACACAGGAACAGGTAGTGTTTTTTCATCGCAAATTAATGTAGGAAGATCATCATTAAGCACTAATATTGATCATGCAATTAAATCAATTGAACGATTTTATCAGAATAATTTTGAAGACAATTTTAGGCAAGAATGTATTGATATTATTTTGTGTAGTGgtaaatataataagaaaaaggATTTTATTGTTGaagattttaattatatgttaaattataacaaatattcaaaaaatgaaagataTTATGATTTAAAAAGTAAACAGGCCTATTTTTATTCTCATCACAATTTACACCGTAATAGTAACTATAGAAAATGTGATAACCAAATAATAACAAATGAAACGGATGGTAAAATAAGGCacaagaaatatttatatgagcaggaaatagaaaaattaaaaagaaagaagCATTTATTTAatcataatattattaaaaataataacaatggTAATAACTGCAAGGAAGAAGTTATAGAAAAGGGAAATGATAATtacataaaagaaaaagaatataaatatatagaaaaaaaattagaaaagaaaaagaagaaagaaGAAGAATGTGATGAAGTAAGAGagaataataaagatatagaaaaaaCGGAAGAAGAAATAGATAATAATTATGTTCTTGAAGACATTCAAaatgatgaagatgaagagAAAAAAGATACACAAATGAGTGATAGTAGTGATGAAGAGTTAGAAGAAGAATATTCAAGTGATCATAAAAGAAAGGAAAAAGTAgaactaaaaaataaaaacataagtGATAGTTATTCAAAATCTAATAATAGTAGTAGGCTAAATAATACTAATGAAACTAATAGCACAACGACAGATAGTTTACAGGatcaaaaaaagaagaaaaacaataataaaaaaaaaaaaaatgaagtattatatatgaataatttgtataaaaaaaaaatgtgtgAATCGGATATACAAGATAGAAATGTGCACAATGATTACATGAGTGATGATCTTTTAAACAATTATGGTATAGAAAATGATGATTCaagaaatataaagaattttacaaaaaaaaaaatcattaataCTGgttatgaagaaaaaattataaaactaTGGGTAGGTAGCTGGAACTTATGTGGTAGTGatttatatgaattaaatGATATTTCTTCTTGGTTGAATCaaattaatgaatatattGACATGTATGTATTTTGTTTTCAAGAAGTAGTTGAATTAACAGGGTTTAGAGTTCTAATGAACATGAAGGacaaatttaaagaaaagaaaattgaACAAAAACTTACTCAATCTTTAATGGAAATATCTCAAAGacaaaaagaattattttttaaaaataagaataataataacataaaCCAAAGCTATAATGATAAAGGTGAGACTTATCATAATAAATTTGATGAAAAGTATGATAAGAATACATTTCATGAAGCttctattaataattataataatacaaaaaaaataaatgaagaaacgatacataaatataataattatagaaATGATTTGGAAAACGTTAAAGAGcaatttataaaagaaaataagcCAAAGTCTTtgattaatgaaaataaaaaaaaaatagataatgaAAAGCAAAAACTTAGTAATAGTTCTGTATTagatatttcaaaaaattactttttaaatgattattttaataatttagatgaagatatttcttttaatagtGTTGTTaataatgaaagaaaaatatcTAATTCGAGTTTTATAGAAAATTCATTGAATAAACCgaaaaaagataaagaaaaaacattttatgaAAACGAGAATTTAGAAAAAGATAAGAGAACAGAAACTATTATGTATAGTGATGATATTCATGAGAAAATTCATAAAATCAATGTATCAGAAAGTTTAAGAGAAAGCAATAATAgctttttaaatgaaaatataataaaaagtaatgATATGAATCTAAATTCAAATATCaatgttttttttcaaaataaatttggaaataattcaaataaaaatttagataattCAAGGAAACTTGAAtgcttttataatttaattgatGAAGATATGCCtaatttgaataaaaatggaaatcttaaaaatgaaaagagtAATGGATATAATAATAGCAAAAATAGTAAtgataatgaagaaataaataatttcaataatgaaaacataccatataataatgataataatagagataatagtataaataattttcattttaaaaatatggaTGATATTTTTGTTGAATGTAATGACAATACAAATGATTTATTTCACATAAAGAATAgtgatgaaaatttttttaataattctaataTGAATTCACAAAATTCACAAAAAGCTACATTTAAAATGGAAGATTTCACAAATAAGCATAAAGATATGCAAAAATATAGTAATCCATTgtataattcaaataatttaaaaaatactgAGATGTTTTTAAAGGATTTTTcaagtaaatattttttaaacttaagaaaatttaaatatgtgAAGTTAAAGTCAGTTTCTATGATTggtttatttataattattttcattgatGAAGGCTTAGTTGATTATATAAGAGAAATTGAAGTTTGCAAAGTGAAAGTTGGTTTAAAAGGAAATACTGGTAATAAAGGAAGTGTTTCTATTAAATTTAGATTAGGTTTCAATTCTTTctgttttaataatattcatttaGCGTCAGGGCaaacaaatatttttgaaagaAATACTCAAATGCAAAGTATTTTAAACAATAGCTTTCAAAATcaagaattaaataatttatttaattttgattatttttttgcaTGTGGAGATTTCAATTTccgaataaataaaagtcaTGAAGAagttattaaattaattgaaaataataatgttagCCAACTATTACATTATGATCAATTTATAtacaataaattatataacatTTTACCATTTTGTTTATTCTATGAACACCCTATATTATTTAATCcaacatataaatataaaaaaaattctaacaTGTATGATATAAGAAGAACACCTGCTTg gtgTGACAGAATACTTGTAAGTGGTAAATTAATACACTTGTctgaattagaaaaaaaaagaaacaaaaatacTGAAGAAACAGTTGattcaaatgaaaataaaaatataagaaatgaaattatgaaaaataaagataaaaaaaaaaaccaaatcaataaaaatattgattattatgataatgattttaatgatttttatcataatgataaaatatatttcaaatatctaaattataaaacacataataattttttttcaagtgATCATAAGCCAGTGAGTTCAATTATTGaattaaaagttttttttgataaaaaagatattgaATATAAATTACTTAACGCATTTAGTATGAAAACAAATGATGAATTCAATAATATAGCAAAGGGTTCTAGTAATACAAGTAATAGTagcaataataaaaataataatttatttgattattttttttctaacaGTTCCAATATAAGCAAGTACACCGCATATCCAATATcacaaattataaattactcaaataatatgaatataaaattaaaaaatgaaataaatgcaTACTCCTTCAGTGAAGATACAGTAAAAAACACAAGTAAACTAGTTGAGTATTcacatacaaataaaaatgattttatttcaaattccattttaaataatgaggaaaaaaatgaaaagattttttcttctaaatttatagattag